A genomic segment from Modestobacter roseus encodes:
- a CDS encoding PQQ-dependent sugar dehydrogenase → MGPGNQRSRTTSSPARTWQLPRALLVLALLVTATLVAAPGRAVAAPSLPAGFVVRDLPSGQDGLLTDFAFAPDGSWYTTGKNGRVAWVSPDGRARTLAELSVVTVQDLGLTGLAVPADHATSRRIFTARTLLVDGRWTMRLSSWAVTGAPEPTGLADERVIWDLESHADVHTMSSLVPDPDGSLWVTIGDAADFRYVDERALGALDIDDGRGKVLHVLPDGRGVPSNPFYDPADPSSWRSRVYASGFRSPFRMSLDPATGAPVLGDVGWNTWEEINLVRPGANYGWPCWEGATRTPGYADLPGCDGVVQTPPLHTYEHGPAGTSVTGGIVYTGAAYPERYHGAYFFGDYASQRVYTMRYDAQGQVVRPPEPTGFGVENGLPVKFAAAPNGDVVYADIGSSVLKRLAYLPGNRAPMAEATLVSDPATGTVTFDGSASADLDGQPITHAWEFGDGTSATGPRVVHTYPPGDRTYTARLTVTDPLGATGTTELTVQPANGTPVISLTAPPADRRFAVGETVTAGATATDREDGALPVTWSVRLVHCSGGYCHDHPGESATGPSFSRPFDDHGDQTRLQIVASAVDSAGVRVQQAFEAAPRLRTLAVDPSTPSAVTVNGVARASVPVTVGATVSLTAPTVAVDGVATFERWSDGAPRARTLTMPDQDVVLRAEYLTPIDRRYATDPQVRTVLGAPAGAEAGDQELRYRPHAGGRMYWSPAAGVHEVHGAIVGTYLGEGGHLRHGEPLTDESTAPDGVGRYNHFAGGSSVYWTPATGAHQVGGDIRSRWAAMGWERSVHGYPRSSERSTPNGRGRYNDFQDGGIYWLPGLGARSVHGSIYQTWARSGWEGGRLGFPVTDETGTPDGVGRFNHFEGGSVYWTPRTGAHGVEGAIRDRWAGLGWERSWLGYPTSDEYSVPGGRRSDFEGGSLVWDASTGQVTELRR, encoded by the coding sequence GTGGGCCCGGGGAACCAGCGCAGCCGCACCACGTCGTCGCCCGCGCGCACCTGGCAGCTGCCGCGCGCACTGCTGGTGCTCGCCCTCCTGGTGACGGCCACGCTGGTGGCAGCACCCGGGCGGGCCGTCGCCGCGCCGTCGCTGCCGGCGGGCTTCGTCGTCCGGGACCTGCCCAGCGGTCAGGACGGGCTGCTCACCGACTTCGCCTTCGCCCCGGACGGCAGCTGGTACACGACCGGCAAGAACGGCCGGGTGGCCTGGGTGTCGCCCGACGGGCGGGCCCGGACGCTCGCCGAGCTGTCCGTGGTGACGGTGCAGGACCTGGGGCTCACCGGGCTGGCCGTCCCCGCCGACCACGCCACCAGCCGGCGGATCTTCACCGCGCGCACCCTGCTGGTCGACGGCCGGTGGACGATGCGCTTGAGCTCGTGGGCCGTGACGGGTGCGCCGGAGCCCACCGGTCTGGCGGACGAGCGGGTCATCTGGGACCTGGAGAGCCACGCCGACGTGCACACCATGTCGAGCCTGGTCCCGGACCCGGACGGCTCGCTGTGGGTCACCATCGGTGACGCGGCCGACTTCCGCTACGTCGACGAGCGTGCGCTCGGGGCGCTCGACATCGACGACGGACGGGGCAAGGTGCTGCACGTCCTGCCCGACGGTCGGGGCGTGCCGAGCAACCCGTTCTACGACCCGGCCGACCCCTCGTCCTGGCGCAGCCGCGTCTACGCCAGCGGCTTCCGCAGCCCCTTCCGGATGAGCCTGGACCCGGCCACCGGTGCACCCGTCCTCGGGGACGTCGGCTGGAACACCTGGGAGGAGATCAACCTGGTCCGCCCCGGGGCGAACTACGGCTGGCCCTGCTGGGAAGGGGCGACCCGGACTCCCGGCTACGCCGACCTGCCCGGTTGTGACGGCGTGGTGCAGACCCCGCCCCTGCACACCTACGAGCACGGGCCGGCGGGCACCAGCGTCACCGGTGGCATCGTCTACACCGGCGCGGCCTACCCCGAGCGGTACCACGGCGCCTACTTCTTCGGCGACTACGCGTCCCAGCGGGTCTACACGATGCGCTACGACGCGCAGGGGCAGGTGGTCCGCCCGCCGGAACCCACCGGCTTCGGGGTCGAGAACGGCCTGCCGGTGAAGTTCGCGGCCGCGCCGAACGGGGACGTGGTGTACGCCGACATCGGCAGCAGCGTCCTCAAGCGGCTGGCCTACCTGCCGGGCAACCGGGCACCCATGGCCGAGGCGACGCTGGTCTCCGATCCGGCGACCGGGACGGTGACCTTCGACGGCAGCGCCTCCGCGGACCTCGACGGCCAGCCGATCACCCACGCCTGGGAGTTCGGGGACGGGACGAGCGCCACCGGGCCGCGGGTCGTGCACACCTATCCGCCGGGGGACCGCACCTACACCGCGCGGCTCACGGTCACCGACCCGCTGGGAGCCACCGGTACGACCGAGCTGACGGTCCAGCCGGCCAACGGCACCCCGGTCATCTCCCTCACCGCGCCCCCGGCGGACCGGCGCTTCGCCGTCGGGGAGACGGTGACGGCCGGCGCGACCGCCACGGACCGGGAGGACGGCGCGTTGCCGGTCACCTGGAGCGTGCGGCTCGTGCACTGCAGCGGCGGCTACTGCCACGACCACCCCGGCGAGTCCGCCACCGGCCCGTCGTTCTCCCGGCCCTTCGACGACCACGGGGACCAGACCCGGCTGCAGATCGTGGCCAGCGCCGTGGACTCCGCCGGGGTGCGGGTCCAGCAGGCGTTCGAGGCCGCGCCGCGGTTGCGCACGCTGGCCGTGGACCCCAGCACGCCGAGTGCCGTCACGGTCAACGGCGTCGCCCGGGCGAGCGTCCCGGTCACCGTGGGAGCGACCGTGTCGCTGACCGCGCCGACGGTCGCCGTCGACGGCGTGGCCACGTTCGAGCGGTGGTCCGACGGTGCACCCCGGGCGCGCACGCTGACGATGCCCGACCAGGACGTCGTGCTGAGGGCCGAGTACCTGACCCCGATCGACCGCCGGTACGCCACCGATCCGCAGGTGCGGACGGTGCTGGGGGCGCCGGCCGGCGCCGAGGCGGGTGACCAGGAGCTGCGCTACCGCCCGCACGCCGGGGGACGGATGTACTGGTCACCGGCGGCCGGCGTGCACGAGGTGCACGGCGCGATCGTGGGCACCTACCTGGGCGAGGGCGGCCACCTCCGGCACGGGGAGCCGCTGACCGACGAGTCGACCGCCCCCGACGGCGTCGGCCGGTACAACCACTTCGCGGGCGGCAGTTCGGTCTACTGGACGCCGGCGACGGGTGCGCACCAGGTCGGCGGGGACATCCGGAGCCGCTGGGCGGCGATGGGCTGGGAGCGGAGTGTCCACGGCTACCCCCGCAGCTCCGAGCGGAGCACCCCGAACGGCCGTGGGCGGTACAACGACTTCCAGGACGGCGGAATCTACTGGCTGCCGGGGCTCGGCGCTCGCAGCGTGCACGGCAGCATCTACCAGACCTGGGCCCGCTCGGGCTGGGAGGGCGGCCGGCTGGGCTTCCCGGTGACCGACGAGACCGGGACCCCTGACGGGGTCGGCCGGTTCAACCACTTCGAGGGCGGATCGGTCTACTGGACCCCCAGGACAGGGGCGCACGGTGTCGAGGGCGCCATCCGGGACAGGTGGGCGGGTCTCGGCTGGGAACGCTCGTGGTTGGGCTACCCGACCAGCGACGAGTACTCGGTCCCCGGCGGACGACGGTCGGACTTCG
- a CDS encoding GNAT family N-acetyltransferase has protein sequence MQRSDAAAWSRLRLDNEQWLTPWEPTSELPWSQRHTPAAYRAMRRISDRRARTGGSLPFAIRWQGRLVGQVTVDNIVRGALRSGHLGYWVDRSVAGQGVTSLAVALVCDHAFGPVGLHRLQADIRPENRPSRRLVERLGFRQEGLLRGYLDIDGAWRDHLAYALLAEDSPGGVFHRWRARVPD, from the coding sequence CTGCAGCGCTCCGACGCGGCCGCCTGGTCCCGGTTGCGGCTGGACAACGAGCAGTGGCTGACCCCGTGGGAGCCCACCTCCGAGCTGCCGTGGTCGCAGCGGCACACCCCGGCGGCGTACCGCGCGATGCGGCGGATCTCCGACCGGCGGGCGCGGACGGGTGGCTCGCTGCCGTTCGCCATCCGCTGGCAGGGCCGGCTGGTCGGGCAGGTGACCGTCGACAACATCGTGCGCGGCGCCCTGCGGTCGGGGCACCTGGGCTACTGGGTCGACCGCTCGGTGGCCGGGCAGGGGGTCACCTCGCTGGCGGTGGCGCTGGTCTGCGACCACGCGTTCGGCCCGGTGGGGCTCCACCGGCTGCAGGCGGACATCCGGCCGGAGAACCGGCCCAGCCGCCGGCTGGTGGAGCGGCTGGGCTTCCGCCAGGAGGGGCTGCTGCGCGGCTACCTGGACATCGACGGCGCCTGGCGGGACCACCTGGCCTACGCGCTGCTGGCCGAGGACTCACCCGGTGGGGTGTTCCACCGGTGGCGGGCCCGGGTCCCGGACTGA